A part of Antennarius striatus isolate MH-2024 chromosome 21, ASM4005453v1, whole genome shotgun sequence genomic DNA contains:
- the LOC137588227 gene encoding tubulin alpha-1D chain-like, whose amino-acid sequence MGNTSWELYCLEHDIQPDGQMPNRDPVGGHDDSFNTFFSETGAGKYVPRAVFVDLEPTVMDEVRTGAYRQLFHPEQMISGKEDAANNYARGHYTIGKEVIDGVLDRIRKLADQCTGLQGFLVFHSFGGGTGSGFTSLLMERLSVDYGKKSKLEFAIYPSPQVSTAIVEPYNSILTTHTTLEHSDCAFLVDNEAIYDICRRNLDIERPSYTNLNRLISQIVSSITASLRFDGALNVDLAEFQTNLVPYPRIHFPLATYAPVISAEKAYHEQLSVAEITNACFEPANQMVKCDPRHGKYMACCLLFRGDVVPKDVNAAIGAIKTKRTIQFVDWCPTGFKVGINYQPPTVVPGGDLAKVQRAVCMLSNTTAIAEAWSRLDHKFDLMYAKRAFVHWYVGEGMEEGEFAEAREDMAALEKDYEEVGVDSVEDTGEGGEGDEY is encoded by the exons ATGGGAAACACCAGCTGGGAGCTCTACTGTCTAGAACACGACATCCAGCCAGATGGACAGATGCCCAATCGCGATCCTGTCGGAGGCCACGACGACTCCTTCAACACTTTCTTCAGTGAGACGGGGGCTGGGAAGTATGTCCCCAGAGCCGTCTTTGTTGACCTGGAACCCACTGTGATGG ATGAAGTACGCACAGGAGCATACCGTCAGCTCTTTCATCCTGAACAAATGATCTCAGGAAAAGAAGACGCTGCCAACAACTATGCCAGAGGACATTACACCATTGGCAAAGAGGTCATCGATGGTGTCCTAGATAGAATCCGCAAACTG GCTGACCAATGCACAGGTCTCCAGGGCTTTCTGGTCTTCCACTCCTTTGGTGGAGGCACTGGCTCAGGTTTCACCTCCCTGTTAATGGAGAGACTCTCTGTTGACTATGGGAAAAAGTCTAAGCTTGAGTTTGCCATCTACCCGTCCCCCCAGGTTTCCACAGCTATAGTGGAGCCTTACAACTCCATCCTGACCACCCACACTACCTTAGAGCACTCTGACTGTGCCTTCCTGGTGGACAACGAGGCTATCTACGACATCTGTCGCAGGAACCTCGACATTGAACGTCCATCATACACCAACCTAAACAGGCTCATCAGCCAGATTGTGTCTTCAATCACAGCCTCCCTTCGGTTTGATGGAGCCCTGAATGTTGACCTGGCTGAGTTCCAGACCAACTTGGTGCCCTACCCTCGTATCCACTTCCCTCTGGCCACCTACGCTCCAGTCATCTCTGCTGAGAAAGCCTACCATGAGCAGTTGTCTGTTGCTGAGATCACAAATGCCTGCTTTGAGCCGGCCAACCAGATGGTGAAGTGTGATCCTCGTCATGGTAAATACATGGCTTGCTGCCTGCTGTTTCGCGGTGACGTGGTGCCCAAAGATGTCAATGCAGCCATCGGTGCCATCAAAACCAAACGCACCATCcagtttgtggactggtgccccACAGGCTTCAAGGTGGGTATCAACTACCAGCCTCCAACTGTGGTTCCTGGAGGAGACCTTGCTAAAGTGCAGAGGGCTGTCTGCATGCTGAGCAACACCACAGCCATCGCTGAAGCCTGGTCTCGTCTCGACCACAAGTTTGACCTCATGTACGCCAAGAGAGCCTTTGTCCACTGGTATGTTGGGGAGGGaatggaggagggagagttCGCTGAGGCCAGAGAAGACATGGCTGCCCTGGAGAAGgattatgaagaggttggagtcGACTCAGTTGAGGACACTGGGGAAGGTGGGGAAGGGGATGAATATTAG